Part of the Amycolatopsis sp. 195334CR genome is shown below.
CACCACGGGCGAGCGGTTCCTCGACAACGTGCCGATCGAGGGCTCGATCCCGGTCATGGTCGGCGACGCGCTCGCCACGTTGCGGCGGAACATGAGCCGTCGTGCCACCGTGCGCGGTGCCGGTCGCCTCGACACCTGGGAGTACCCGGAGGCGGCGCTGCGCGAAGCCATCGTGAACGCCGTGGCACACCGCGACTACTCGCCGGCGGCCCGCGGTACCCAGGTGCAGATCGAGATGTATCCGGACCGGTTGCTCATCCGCAACCCCGGCGGGCTGTTCGGCCCGGTCACCGAGGACGACCTCGGTGAGGAAGGCATTTCCTCCACCCGGAACGCGACCCTGCTCAGGCTGCTCGAGGACGTGGCGATCCCCGGGACGGGCCGGACCGTCTGCGAGAACCGCGGTTCCGGCATCCGGACGATGATCAACGCACTGCGGGACGCCTCGCTCAGCCCACCGCGGTTCGCCGACAAGGTGTCGTTCTTCCAGGTCACCTTCCCGAACCACGCGTTGTTCGGGCCGGAGGTCGTCGACTGGATCCGCCGTCTCGGCGAGCGCGGTCTCACCGACAGCCAGTGCCACGGGCTGGCCATGGCCAAGAACGGTGAAGGGCTCGACAACAAGGCGTACCGGAGTGCGAGCGGGTTGGACTCCCGGCGCGCGACGGCCGAACTCGGCGATCTGGTGGCCCGGGGACTGCTCACGCAACTCGGCGGCAGCCGGTGGACCCGCTACGAGCTGACCGCCGAGGCGGCGTCGGCGGCGTCGGCTCCAGCGAGGGCCGACCGGCGCGCGGAAGTACTGGCCGCGTTGGCCGCCGGAGACCTCAACCGGGCCGAGATCGCGTCGGCGACCGGCTTGGCCGACAAGGCACTCGCCCGCTGGCTGCGCATCCTCCGGCAGGAAGGACTGGTCGAGCTGATCGGGACCTCGGTGCGCAGCCCGAACGTGCGCTACCGGCGCACCGGCCAAGCCCTATGGGACGAAGAGCGCCCCTGACCCCCGAATGCTATGAGTGGGGCATTACTTGCAATCAACGCAAGTAATGCCCCACTCATAGCAATGGATCAGAGGATGAAGGCGCTCGCCGGGTCGGCGAGGAGCATGCCGACGTCGGACAGGAACTGGGAGCCCTGTTGGCCGTCGACCACTCGGTGGTCGAAGCTCAGCGCGAGCTGCAGCACCTTCCGCACCTTGATCTCGCCGTCGACCACCCACGGGGTGTCGCGGATGGCGCCGAACGCCAGGATCGCCGACTCGCCGGGGGTGATGATCGGGGTCCCGGTGTCTACCCCGAACACGCCCACGTTGGTGATCGTGATGCTGCCGTTCACCATGTCACCCGGCGCGGTCTTGCCTTCGCGGGCGACGTCGGTCAGGTCGCTCAGCGCCCGCGCCAGCTCCGGCAGCGACAACTGCTCGGCGTTGCGGATCTTCGGCACGATCAGCCCCCGCGGCGTCGCCGCCGCGATGCCGAGGTGCACATAGCTCTTGTAGACGATCTCCTGGTTTTCCTCGTCCCAGGAGGCGTTCACGTCCGGCGTCCGCTTCGCGGCCAGGCACATCGCCTTCGCCGCGAACGCCAGCGGGGTCAGCTTGATCCCGGCGAACGCCGGGCTCTTCTTCAGCCTCTCCCGCAGCTCCATCATCGGCGTCACGTCGACGGTCAGAAACTCCGTCACGTGCGGCGCGGTGAACGCGCTGTCCACCATCGCCTTCGCGGTCGCCTTGCGCACGCCCTTGATCGGCACCCGGCGCTCCCCTGCGGCGTCCACAGTGGACACAGGGGGCGCCGCAGCCGCCGGAGCAGCCGCCGGTTCCGGCCCGGAAGCCGCGCGCTGCACGTCCTCCCGCGTGATCACCTGACCGTCCGCGGCCAGCGTGTGCAGGTCGACGCCGAGGTCCTTGGCCAGCTTGCGCACCGGCGGCTTCGCCAGCGGCACGTACCCGCCCTTGACCGGAGCGACCGGAGCGACCGGAGCGACCGGCGCGGCAGGAGCGGCCGGAGCCGGGGCAGCCGGAGCAGGAGTGACAGCAGCGGGCGCGTCCTTCCGCGCCCGCCGCTTCGCCGTGACCGTCTTGGAGCCGTAGCCGACCAGCGGCTTCATCTCCTCCTCGGCCGCCGGTGCCGGCGCGGCCGCCGCACCGTTCGGCGAAGGCGCTTCCGCCGGTGCCCCGCCGGGATCGGTGTCGATGGTCAGGATCGCCGTCCCGACCTCGACCGTCTGCCCCGGCTCCACGTGCAGCTCGGTGATCACCCCGGCCCAGGGGATCGGCAGTTCGACGGCCGCCTTTGCGGTCTCGATCTCCACCACGATCTGGTTGACCTTCACCTCGTCACCCGGCTTCACGTGCCAGTTGAGGATGTCGGCCTCGGTCAGCCCCTCCGCCGTGTCGGCCAGGGGAAACTGCTTGTACTGCGGCATGTTCGCGAATCCCCCTACCAGGCCAGCGAGCGGTCGACGGTGTGCAGCACCCGGTCCAGGTCGGGGAGGTAGTCCTCCTCGAGCTTCGCCGGCGGGTACGGGGTGTCGAACCCGGTGACCCGCAGGACCGGTGCCTCCAGCGAGTAGAAGCACTCCTGCTGCACCCGCATGGCGATCTCCGAGGTCAGCGACGACTCCGAAGGCGCCTCGCTGACCGCGATCAGCCGGCCGGTCCGCCGGACGGACTCGAACACCGGGTCCAGGTCCAGCGGGGAGAGCGTGCGCAGGTCGATGACCTCCAGCGAGGTCCCCTCCTCCTGCGCGGCGGTGGCGGCGTCGAGGCAGACCTTCACCGACGGCCCGTAGGCCACCAGCGTGGCCGCGTCACCGGAGCGCACCACACGCGAAGCGTGCAGCGGCGCCGGCTTGGCCGTGGTGTCGACCTCGGCCCGCAGGTTGCCCGAGTGGTAGAGCCGCTTCGGCTCGAACAGCAGCACCGGGTCGTCGCTCTCGATGGCCTGCCGGGTCATCCAGTACGCGTCGACCGCGTTCGAGCACGACACCACCTTGAGCCCGGCGACGTGCGCGAACAGCGATTCCGGGGACTCCGAGTGGTGCTCCACCGCGCCGATCCCGCCGCCGAACGGCACGCGGATCACGATCGGCACCTTGACCCCGCCCTGGGTGCGGTAGTGCAGCTTCGCCACCTGGCTGACGATCTGGTCGAAGCCGGGGAAGATGAAGCCCTCGAACTGGATCTCGCACACCGGCCGGAACCCGCGCACGGCCAGGCCGACCGCGGTGCCGATGATGCCGGACTCGGCCAGCGGCGTGTCCAGCACGCGCTGCTCGCCGAAGTCCTTCTGCAGTCCGTCGGTGATCCGGAAGACACCGCCGAGCTTGCCCACGTCCTCCCCGAGGACGATAACCTTGTCGTTGGCTTCCATCGCGGTGCGCAGGGCGAGGTTGATCGCCTTGCCGATGGTCAGGTTCTGCACGGCGCCGGTCGCGCCGTCCGCCTTGGCCTTCACGGGTGCGGCCATCAGTGCTCACTCCCCGCGAAACCCTCGAGGTAGGACAGGTACTCGCGCCGCTGCGCCTCCAGCACCGGCGACGGCTCGGCGTAGACGTTGCTGAAGATCCGCTCGGGCGGCGGGTCGGGCATGTTGAACACGAAGTCGCGCAGTTCGGCGGCGAAGCTGTCGGCCTCGGCGTCGATCTTGTCGAAGAACTCCTGGTCGGCACCGCCACCGCGGGCCAGGTGCGCGCGCACCCGCTCGATCGGGTCCTTGAGCTTCCACTCCTCCAGCTCGTCGGAGAGCCGGTAGCGGGTGGGGTCGTCGGTGGTGGTGTGCGCGTCCATCCGGTAGGTGAACGCCTCGATCAGCACCGGCCCGTTGCCGTGGCGGCACTCGTCGAGCGCCCAGCGGGTGACCGCGAGGCAGGCGAGCACGTCGTTGCCGTCCACCCGGATGCCGGGGAAGCCGTAACCGCGGGCGCGCTGGTACAGCGGCAGGCGCGACTGGCGCTCGGTGGGCTCGGAGATGGCCCACTGGTTGTTCTGGCAGAAGAACACCACGGGCGCGTCGTAGACCGCGGACCAGACGAAGCCCTCGTGCACGTCGCCCTGGCTGGTGGCGCCGTCACCGAAGTAGACGATGGTGGCTTCGCCGTTGTCGTCGCCGACCTTGCCCTCGAACTTCTGGCCCATCGCGTACCCGGTGGCGTTGAGCACCTGGTTGCCGATGACGATCGTGTACGGGTGGAAGCCGTGGTGCTTGAAGTCCCAGCCACCGTGGTCGGAGCAGCGGAAGATGCCGATCAGCTCGCGGAAGTCGACCCCGCGGGTCCACGCCACGCCGTGCTCGCGGTAGCTCGGGAAGGCCATGTCGGACGGGCGGAGCGCGCGGCCGGAGCCGATCTGCGCGGCCTCCTGGCCCAGCAGCGGCACCCAGATGCCCAGCTGGCCCTGGCGCTGCATGGCGTTCGACTCGCGGTCGGCCCGGCGGACCAGCACCATGTCGCGGTAGAGGTTCCGCAGCGCCTCGTCGTCGATGTCGGAGACGTACGGGTCGAACTGCGCCGAAGCGACGCGTTCACCTTCGGGAGTCAGCAGCTGGGTGAGCTCGGCTCCACCCTCGGTTGTTGCTCGCAAACCCGCGATCACCTGCTCCGGAGTAGGTTCCGCCGCTGTCGCGGCCGGCCCGGCGCCCGGTTCGGGATGCGTCCACTGTTCCGGGGACGACATTCGCTCGTTCTCCTCAGTTCGGTGCCGCGCAGCCGCTTGTGGCAGCCGCCGCGACTTCGCCGGCGGCCCTGGGGACTCGGTCGAGCACCCGGTCCGTCGGCGGTGACGGTTCTCGCGCACATCCTGGCACGAGAAGCCGTCGATGGTGAGTCCCGGAGATTGATTCGTTGCCGGAAAAACCGGGCTGAACAGGGAAAACACTAGGAAACCCGATGATGGGGCAGCCGAAAGTAGGGCGCACTGGTACGGCTGGACCAGCAGCGGGCGCGAGCCCGGCGGGCACCCGGCTGCACGCCGCCGACCGGCCGTTCGCCCCCTGTGATGTACCCCACCCCCTCTGTCAGGATCGAGGCATGGACCAGCGAACGCTTCGGGAGACGATTCAGGACACGTGGCGCACCGACGCACTGGCGAGCCTTTCGGAGTTCGTCACCATCCCGGCGCTTTCGCCAGCCTTCGACGCGCTGTGGGCCAGCAACGGCCACCTGCACGCGGCGGTGGAGCACATGCGTGCCTGGCTGGCCGCGCGGGACCTGCCCGGCGCGGTGGTCGAGGTGGTCAAGCTGCCCGGCCGGACCCCGTTGCTGCTGCTGGAGATCCCGGCGACCGGGGCGACCACCGAGGACACCGTGGTGCTCTACGGCCATCTCGACAAGCAGCCCGCGGCCGGTGAGTGGTCGCCCGGCCTGGACCCGTGGACGCCGGTGGTCAAGGACGGCCGCCTCTACGGCCGCGGCGCCGGTGACGACGGATACGCCGGTTACGCCGCCGCGACCGCGTTGGAGGCGCTGCACCGCGCGGGCGGGAGGCACGCGCGCACCGTCGTCCTGCTGGAGACCTGCGAGGAGTCCGGCAGTCCCGACCTGGCCACCTACCTCGACCACCTGCGCGACCGCATCGGCCGGGTCGGCCTGGTGGTCTGCCTCGACGTGGCGGGCGGCGACTACGAGCGGCTGTGGCTGGCGACCTCGTTGCGCGGCATCGCCTTCCTCGACCTGACCGTCCGCGTGCTCGACTCCGGTGTGCACTCCGGGCACTCCAGCGGGCTCGTGCCCAGCTCGTTCCGCGTGGTCCGGCAGCTGCTCGACCGGCTCGAGGACTCGCGGACCGGCGAAGTGCTGTTGCCGGAGCTGAGCGTGGAGATTCCGGAGGACCGGCTGGCCGAGGTGCGCCTGGCCGTGGCCGAAGGTGGCCTGCGGCCCGAACTGCCGATCACCGAGGGCGTGCGCACCGCCAGCGACGACCCCGTGGAACTGGTGCTCAACAACACCTGGCGCACCACGCTGTCGGTGACCGGGGCGAGCGGGTTGCCGTCGCTGGAGGCGGCGGGCAACGTGCTGCGGCCGTTCACCGGGCTCAAGCTCAGCTTCCGGCTGCCGCCGACCGCCGACGCCGAGGTGGCGCTCGAAGCCATCGTCCGCACGCTGACCACCGACGTGCCGTACGACGCGAAGGTGGAGATCGGCCGGGCGGGTGGCGCGGCGGGCTGGAACGCGCCGAAGCTGGCGCCGTGGCTGGCGACCACGCTGGACAAGGTGAGCGTGGACGTGTTCGGCG
Proteins encoded:
- a CDS encoding M20/M25/M40 family metallo-hydrolase; this encodes MDQRTLRETIQDTWRTDALASLSEFVTIPALSPAFDALWASNGHLHAAVEHMRAWLAARDLPGAVVEVVKLPGRTPLLLLEIPATGATTEDTVVLYGHLDKQPAAGEWSPGLDPWTPVVKDGRLYGRGAGDDGYAGYAAATALEALHRAGGRHARTVVLLETCEESGSPDLATYLDHLRDRIGRVGLVVCLDVAGGDYERLWLATSLRGIAFLDLTVRVLDSGVHSGHSSGLVPSSFRVVRQLLDRLEDSRTGEVLLPELSVEIPEDRLAEVRLAVAEGGLRPELPITEGVRTASDDPVELVLNNTWRTTLSVTGASGLPSLEAAGNVLRPFTGLKLSFRLPPTADAEVALEAIVRTLTTDVPYDAKVEIGRAGGAAGWNAPKLAPWLATTLDKVSVDVFGEPWRALGLGGTIPFLGLFAEAYPDAQFVVTGPRGPGNNAHVPDEWLHLEQTERVTEAVARILHAHAGE
- a CDS encoding ATP-binding protein codes for the protein MIDEELAEVVANLRKLGADDVDVEAKRASGKLPKSVRETVSAFANTRGGVLVLGLDEAAGFAAVGVGDAAKLSADLASMCGEELEPPIRPVIRAHRFEGADLVVAEVPALEPDRRPCFYKGAGLTQGSYVRVSDGDRRLTSYEVQLMLSNRGQPRFDEEPVPDLGIDALDATMVDGFAARLRERRPHAFAGLATEDLLRRAKVLTGDQVTLGGLLALGAYPQEHFPQLLLTFIHYPTPDGADLTTGERFLDNVPIEGSIPVMVGDALATLRRNMSRRATVRGAGRLDTWEYPEAALREAIVNAVAHRDYSPAARGTQVQIEMYPDRLLIRNPGGLFGPVTEDDLGEEGISSTRNATLLRLLEDVAIPGTGRTVCENRGSGIRTMINALRDASLSPPRFADKVSFFQVTFPNHALFGPEVVDWIRRLGERGLTDSQCHGLAMAKNGEGLDNKAYRSASGLDSRRATAELGDLVARGLLTQLGGSRWTRYELTAEAASAASAPARADRRAEVLAALAAGDLNRAEIASATGLADKALARWLRILRQEGLVELIGTSVRSPNVRYRRTGQALWDEERP
- the pdhA gene encoding pyruvate dehydrogenase (acetyl-transferring) E1 component subunit alpha — encoded protein: MSSPEQWTHPEPGAGPAATAAEPTPEQVIAGLRATTEGGAELTQLLTPEGERVASAQFDPYVSDIDDEALRNLYRDMVLVRRADRESNAMQRQGQLGIWVPLLGQEAAQIGSGRALRPSDMAFPSYREHGVAWTRGVDFRELIGIFRCSDHGGWDFKHHGFHPYTIVIGNQVLNATGYAMGQKFEGKVGDDNGEATIVYFGDGATSQGDVHEGFVWSAVYDAPVVFFCQNNQWAISEPTERQSRLPLYQRARGYGFPGIRVDGNDVLACLAVTRWALDECRHGNGPVLIEAFTYRMDAHTTTDDPTRYRLSDELEEWKLKDPIERVRAHLARGGGADQEFFDKIDAEADSFAAELRDFVFNMPDPPPERIFSNVYAEPSPVLEAQRREYLSYLEGFAGSEH
- a CDS encoding alpha-ketoacid dehydrogenase subunit beta, which encodes MAAPVKAKADGATGAVQNLTIGKAINLALRTAMEANDKVIVLGEDVGKLGGVFRITDGLQKDFGEQRVLDTPLAESGIIGTAVGLAVRGFRPVCEIQFEGFIFPGFDQIVSQVAKLHYRTQGGVKVPIVIRVPFGGGIGAVEHHSESPESLFAHVAGLKVVSCSNAVDAYWMTRQAIESDDPVLLFEPKRLYHSGNLRAEVDTTAKPAPLHASRVVRSGDAATLVAYGPSVKVCLDAATAAQEEGTSLEVIDLRTLSPLDLDPVFESVRRTGRLIAVSEAPSESSLTSEIAMRVQQECFYSLEAPVLRVTGFDTPYPPAKLEEDYLPDLDRVLHTVDRSLAW
- a CDS encoding dihydrolipoamide acetyltransferase family protein, which translates into the protein MPQYKQFPLADTAEGLTEADILNWHVKPGDEVKVNQIVVEIETAKAAVELPIPWAGVITELHVEPGQTVEVGTAILTIDTDPGGAPAEAPSPNGAAAAPAPAAEEEMKPLVGYGSKTVTAKRRARKDAPAAVTPAPAAPAPAAPAAPVAPVAPVAPVKGGYVPLAKPPVRKLAKDLGVDLHTLAADGQVITREDVQRAASGPEPAAAPAAAAPPVSTVDAAGERRVPIKGVRKATAKAMVDSAFTAPHVTEFLTVDVTPMMELRERLKKSPAFAGIKLTPLAFAAKAMCLAAKRTPDVNASWDEENQEIVYKSYVHLGIAAATPRGLIVPKIRNAEQLSLPELARALSDLTDVAREGKTAPGDMVNGSITITNVGVFGVDTGTPIITPGESAILAFGAIRDTPWVVDGEIKVRKVLQLALSFDHRVVDGQQGSQFLSDVGMLLADPASAFIL